A window of the Pontiella agarivorans genome harbors these coding sequences:
- a CDS encoding NPCBM/NEW2 domain-containing protein, which yields MDDHCPVNGKREVYECAKQSCLNNPYSSVVFEVYDDVKEMGESPELLGKSPKLCRDTLRTWCFDVELSERQREVRLVVTTAGDGNTGDFANWVNA from the coding sequence TTGGATGATCATTGTCCGGTTAACGGAAAAAGGGAAGTTTATGAGTGCGCCAAGCAAAGCTGTCTTAATAATCCCTATTCCAGCGTTGTTTTTGAAGTCTACGACGATGTGAAAGAGATGGGTGAATCTCCGGAGCTATTGGGGAAAAGTCCCAAACTCTGCAGGGATACCCTCCGCACCTGGTGTTTTGATGTGGAACTGTCCGAACGCCAACGTGAGGTCCGCCTGGTCGTCACCACCGCCGGAGATGGCAATACAGGTGATTTTGCAAATTGGGTAAACGCC